In the Chlorobium limicola DSM 245 genome, one interval contains:
- the trxA gene encoding thioredoxin: MSQSLNDLIQSSAVPVFVDFWAEWCGPCRMVAPSVKKLAEEFKGRLTVVKVNVDRQPAAAAQFQVQGIPALMLFHKGKLVWRTAGALSYQQIREEVVKVLGG, encoded by the coding sequence ATGTCTCAATCTCTCAACGATCTCATCCAGTCGAGCGCGGTGCCGGTTTTTGTGGATTTCTGGGCCGAGTGGTGCGGTCCGTGCAGGATGGTGGCCCCTTCGGTAAAAAAGCTCGCCGAAGAGTTCAAAGGCCGGCTGACCGTGGTAAAGGTAAACGTCGACCGGCAGCCTGCTGCCGCAGCACAGTTTCAGGTTCAGGGCATTCCGGCGCTCATGCTTTTCCACAAGGGTAAACTGGTATGGCGTACTGCCGGCGCGCTGTCGTACCAGCAGATCAGGGAAGAGGTGGTGAAGGTTCTCGGGGGGTAG
- the meaB gene encoding methylmalonyl Co-A mutase-associated GTPase MeaB, whose translation MQKSVKPYEPGIDEMVAGILGRDRQMLSRAITLIESSRKEHETKAHDILDRCLAVKKETIRIGITGSPGAGKSTFIETLGETIINEGHRLAVLAIDPSSSRSRGSILGDKARMEKLAARSEAFIRPTPSSGHLGGTSPKTHEAIVLCESAGFDVILVETVGVGQSEIMIDSMVDFILLLMLPGSGDELQGIKRGIMEIADAIAITKADGNQGALANVSKADFAAALHMLPPKHPFHERKVFLTSAITGTGITDVWQEIQSTVTAMRNRGILQERRQEQLKQLLHTVLDAMLKSRFFSDPCVQGVQSEIERLVLSGTLSPFSGAKSLLDAFQRAE comes from the coding sequence ATGCAGAAATCAGTGAAACCCTACGAACCAGGGATAGACGAAATGGTAGCCGGAATCCTCGGTAGAGACCGGCAGATGCTGAGCCGAGCCATAACCCTCATCGAATCATCGAGAAAGGAACACGAAACCAAAGCTCACGATATCCTTGACCGGTGCCTCGCCGTAAAAAAAGAGACCATCCGCATAGGCATTACCGGCTCGCCCGGAGCCGGTAAAAGCACCTTTATCGAAACACTTGGAGAGACGATCATCAACGAAGGACACCGGCTCGCCGTACTTGCAATCGACCCGAGCAGCAGCCGCTCAAGAGGCAGCATCCTTGGCGACAAGGCCCGCATGGAGAAGCTTGCTGCGCGAAGTGAAGCCTTTATCCGTCCCACCCCCTCTTCCGGGCATCTTGGAGGAACATCGCCGAAAACCCATGAAGCCATTGTACTGTGCGAATCAGCGGGTTTCGATGTCATTCTGGTAGAAACAGTCGGGGTTGGCCAGTCAGAAATCATGATCGATTCAATGGTGGATTTTATCCTGCTGCTCATGCTTCCGGGATCGGGCGATGAACTCCAGGGCATCAAGCGCGGCATCATGGAGATTGCAGACGCGATAGCCATAACGAAAGCCGACGGCAATCAGGGCGCACTGGCCAATGTGTCGAAAGCCGATTTTGCAGCGGCACTCCACATGCTCCCTCCTAAACACCCCTTCCATGAACGGAAGGTCTTTTTAACTTCAGCCATCACCGGAACAGGCATAACCGACGTCTGGCAAGAGATTCAGAGCACAGTCACCGCAATGCGAAACCGGGGGATCCTGCAGGAACGCCGGCAGGAACAACTGAAACAGCTTCTCCACACAGTGCTTGACGCCATGCTCAAATCACGTTTTTTCAGTGATCCCTGCGTTCAGGGGGTGCAGTCCGAAATAGAACGACTGGTACTTTCGGGAACACTGAGTCCATTCAGCGGAGCGAAATCGCTGCTGGACGCTTTTCAGCGAGCGGAATGA
- a CDS encoding NfeD family protein, with translation MAFLFILVSVLFPSGQGYAAEQVTVSRIVLTGSVNPASADYFSRALEQAHADGSVALLVELDTPGGLVSSLRLMVQDVLASKIPVIVYVSPSGAQAASAGALLMLSAHVAAMSPGTEIGAAHPAGMGGGDKDGDVMSKKAASDLAAYARSLAELRGRNPEWAEQAVRQSRASSAQEAIRIGVIDLIAATPSMLLREIDGKRVKVGGRELVLETARARLSVIEPAFQEQALMRIADPNIAYILFLAGLVGLYFELANPGAIFPGVAGAVSLLLGLYAMQMLPVSITGALLLALGVLFLGLELFVTSGGVLAIAGLIALFAGSLMLFGTPGSGTELSLFVFLPVFVVFAVAAGAIVRVVLSSSSARQLSGQEGLLGESGRVVRQIERASAGKVFVHGELWEAVADEKLPEGTSIRVTGITGLQLQVTKTEE, from the coding sequence GTGGCATTTCTGTTCATACTTGTGTCCGTGCTTTTTCCCTCCGGGCAGGGTTATGCTGCGGAGCAGGTTACGGTGTCGCGTATCGTGCTTACGGGATCGGTAAATCCTGCCAGCGCAGATTATTTTTCACGCGCGCTCGAGCAGGCTCATGCTGACGGGTCAGTGGCGCTGCTGGTGGAGCTCGATACTCCCGGAGGTCTGGTAAGCTCCCTGCGCCTGATGGTGCAGGATGTCCTGGCTTCAAAAATCCCTGTCATTGTCTATGTCTCGCCTTCCGGTGCGCAGGCAGCTTCAGCCGGGGCACTTCTGATGCTTTCAGCACATGTTGCTGCCATGTCACCCGGCACCGAGATCGGGGCTGCCCATCCGGCAGGCATGGGTGGTGGTGATAAAGATGGTGATGTTATGAGTAAAAAAGCAGCAAGTGATCTCGCCGCTTATGCCAGAAGTCTTGCGGAGCTTCGAGGCAGGAATCCGGAATGGGCAGAGCAGGCGGTACGCCAGAGCAGGGCATCAAGTGCGCAGGAAGCGATTCGGATAGGCGTGATCGATCTGATTGCCGCAACTCCGTCCATGCTGCTCAGGGAGATTGACGGGAAGAGGGTGAAAGTCGGGGGTCGGGAGCTGGTACTTGAAACGGCGCGGGCTCGGTTGAGCGTGATTGAACCTGCCTTTCAGGAACAGGCTCTTATGAGGATTGCCGATCCGAACATTGCCTATATACTTTTTCTTGCAGGTCTTGTCGGGCTTTACTTCGAACTTGCCAATCCAGGAGCGATTTTTCCAGGTGTTGCCGGAGCGGTTTCGCTGCTTCTCGGGCTTTACGCAATGCAGATGCTTCCTGTAAGCATCACCGGGGCGCTTCTCCTTGCGCTTGGGGTGCTTTTTCTCGGTCTTGAGTTGTTCGTAACCAGCGGAGGCGTTCTTGCCATTGCGGGCCTCATCGCTCTTTTTGCCGGTTCGCTCATGCTTTTCGGCACTCCGGGTTCCGGAACAGAACTTTCCCTGTTTGTTTTTCTTCCTGTATTTGTTGTTTTTGCAGTTGCAGCCGGCGCTATCGTCAGGGTTGTCCTGAGTTCCTCCTCTGCCCGACAGTTGAGCGGACAGGAGGGCCTTCTGGGAGAGTCGGGCAGGGTCGTGCGACAGATCGAACGCGCTTCTGCGGGCAAGGTTTTTGTGCATGGAGAGCTATGGGAGGCAGTCGCAGACGAAAAACTGCCGGAAGGAACTTCGATAAGGGTGACAGGTATTACAGGGCTTCAGTTACAGGTAACAAAAACAGAGGAGTAG
- a CDS encoding zinc metallopeptidase, with protein MYFDPLYFVFALPPMLLGLWAQFRVKSAFNKYSHVRTNSGINGAQAARKLLERGGLGNVTVEATRGMLSDHYDPRHKALRLSEEVYSLPSIASVGVAAHEAGHALQDKTGYLPLQIRSIMVPAVSIGSNMGPIIFMVGMFMAGTLGTTLAWAGIILFAATALFALVTLPVEFDASRRAKELLVSQGIVSPAEMQGVNAVLNAAALTYVAAAAQAIMQLVYFLTVMNRRNS; from the coding sequence ATGTACTTCGATCCTTTATACTTCGTCTTTGCTCTTCCGCCCATGCTGCTTGGCTTGTGGGCCCAATTCAGGGTTAAATCAGCCTTCAATAAATATTCGCATGTGCGCACCAACTCAGGAATCAACGGAGCGCAGGCAGCACGGAAACTGCTTGAACGTGGCGGTCTTGGAAACGTAACGGTGGAAGCGACACGCGGCATGCTTTCTGACCATTACGACCCTCGTCACAAAGCGCTTCGACTGAGCGAAGAGGTGTACAGTCTGCCAAGTATCGCATCGGTCGGCGTGGCGGCTCACGAAGCGGGGCATGCCCTGCAGGATAAAACCGGTTATCTGCCCCTGCAGATCCGCTCGATCATGGTTCCTGCGGTATCCATCGGCAGCAACATGGGCCCGATCATCTTCATGGTCGGCATGTTCATGGCCGGAACGCTCGGCACCACGCTTGCATGGGCAGGCATCATCCTCTTCGCAGCCACAGCTCTCTTCGCGCTCGTAACACTTCCCGTGGAATTCGACGCAAGCCGCCGGGCCAAGGAACTGCTCGTATCACAGGGCATCGTATCCCCAGCCGAAATGCAGGGAGTGAACGCCGTGCTCAACGCAGCCGCGCTGACCTACGTCGCCGCAGCCGCGCAGGCCATCATGCAGCTCGTCTACTTCCTCACGGTGATGAACCGACGGAATTCGTAA
- the cybH gene encoding Ni/Fe-hydrogenase, b-type cytochrome subunit, with the protein MGRIIEEIYVWRLPVRFYHWVNAICTVILLVTGMYIAAPVFNPPLGEAVWYNGMSWWRYLHFATAFIFIANFLFRMYWALFGDDKYARFGGFRPWSPAWWGKPFREQVESYLFLRSDEPNYVGHNPVAALAHFIFIFCGSTFMILSGLAMYGENNPGGFSENLFGWMIPLFGGSYALHFAHHLLAWIFPIYLIMHLYAVFRHDVVDRTSVTSSIVTGYKHKVEEEPS; encoded by the coding sequence ATGGGCAGAATCATCGAGGAAATCTATGTCTGGCGGCTGCCGGTACGCTTCTACCACTGGGTCAACGCCATCTGTACCGTTATACTGCTGGTAACCGGCATGTATATTGCTGCTCCGGTTTTCAATCCGCCTCTCGGCGAAGCGGTATGGTATAACGGGATGTCGTGGTGGCGCTACCTGCATTTCGCTACGGCATTTATTTTTATTGCGAACTTTCTTTTCAGGATGTACTGGGCTCTTTTCGGAGACGACAAGTATGCCCGTTTCGGCGGTTTCAGGCCATGGTCACCGGCCTGGTGGGGCAAACCATTCCGCGAGCAGGTCGAGTCGTACCTCTTTCTGCGCAGTGACGAACCGAACTATGTTGGCCACAACCCTGTTGCCGCACTGGCCCACTTCATTTTCATATTCTGCGGTTCGACCTTCATGATTCTCAGCGGGCTTGCCATGTATGGCGAGAACAATCCAGGAGGATTTTCTGAAAACTTATTCGGCTGGATGATTCCGCTTTTCGGCGGGAGCTATGCGCTGCATTTCGCGCATCATCTGCTGGCATGGATTTTTCCGATCTACCTGATCATGCATCTCTATGCCGTGTTCCGTCACGATGTGGTTGATCGAACCAGCGTCACCTCGTCCATCGTAACCGGTTACAAGCATAAGGTGGAGGAAGAACCGAGTTGA
- a CDS encoding 6-carboxytetrahydropterin synthase, with protein MNHLLEKPRKIYVSRKIDFNAAHRLFNAELSDAENSRIYGKCSNEHGHGHNYELEITLSGIVDRKTGFLFDLKELKSILEEEIIARFDHRHLNFDVPELEHCVPTTEVLAVLVWDILENRLKQFNNREISLYEVKIYETGKNAVRYLGE; from the coding sequence ATGAACCATCTTTTAGAGAAGCCGAGAAAAATCTACGTCTCGAGAAAAATAGATTTCAATGCGGCTCACCGCCTTTTCAACGCGGAACTGAGCGATGCAGAAAACAGCCGCATTTACGGTAAATGCAGCAATGAACACGGTCACGGCCATAATTACGAACTGGAAATAACCCTGTCGGGCATCGTGGACCGTAAAACGGGTTTCCTGTTCGATCTCAAGGAGCTGAAAAGCATACTCGAGGAGGAGATTATTGCACGCTTCGACCATCGACACCTCAATTTCGACGTACCGGAACTCGAGCACTGTGTGCCGACAACCGAAGTGCTTGCAGTCCTCGTCTGGGATATTCTTGAAAACCGACTCAAACAATTCAACAACCGGGAAATCTCCCTTTACGAAGTCAAAATATATGAAACAGGAAAAAATGCTGTCCGATACCTCGGAGAATGA
- a CDS encoding hydrogenase small subunit, translating into MHNNQTFAEIFRASGISRRDFLKFCSLTSVYLGLSPSIVPQIVQAMETKPRTPVIWLHGLECTCCSESFIRSSHPTIEDIIFNMISLDYDDVLSAAAGHQLEDVRKKIMQEYKGKYILAVEGNASTKDDGVYCMVGGDSFLNTLKETAADAAAIIAWGACASYGCVQNADPNPTGAAPVSEIIKDKPIVNVPGCPPISEVMTGVVAHFHTFGTLPELDRMGRPKAFYNTRIHDKCYRRAFYDAGMFVRSFDDEATRKGWCLYKMGCKGPTTYNSCSKIQWNGGVSFPIGSGHPCIGCSEPNFWDKGPFYERLADVSFLGTDSNADRIGVIAVGAAAAGAAAHAAVTAVKKAKAGKDSEDKA; encoded by the coding sequence ATGCACAACAATCAGACCTTCGCCGAAATATTCAGGGCCAGCGGCATAAGCCGACGGGATTTTTTGAAATTCTGTTCACTGACCTCAGTCTATCTCGGTCTCTCACCTTCGATTGTACCACAGATCGTTCAGGCTATGGAAACAAAGCCGAGAACTCCGGTTATCTGGCTTCACGGTCTTGAATGTACCTGTTGTTCGGAATCATTCATCCGTTCTTCACATCCCACCATCGAGGATATCATCTTCAACATGATCTCTCTCGACTATGATGATGTTCTCAGCGCTGCGGCCGGCCATCAGCTTGAGGATGTGCGTAAAAAAATCATGCAGGAGTACAAGGGTAAATACATTCTTGCCGTTGAAGGCAACGCGTCAACGAAGGATGACGGGGTCTATTGCATGGTGGGAGGCGATTCATTCCTGAACACGCTGAAGGAGACCGCGGCAGATGCTGCGGCAATCATCGCCTGGGGGGCTTGTGCATCTTACGGATGTGTTCAGAACGCCGATCCGAACCCTACCGGTGCAGCGCCTGTTTCGGAAATCATCAAGGATAAACCCATCGTCAACGTTCCGGGGTGTCCACCTATCTCCGAAGTGATGACCGGGGTTGTGGCACATTTCCACACCTTCGGCACCCTGCCCGAGCTCGACCGCATGGGCAGGCCGAAAGCCTTCTACAACACCAGGATTCACGACAAGTGTTATCGGCGCGCATTTTACGATGCCGGCATGTTTGTCAGAAGCTTCGACGACGAGGCGACAAGAAAAGGGTGGTGTCTCTACAAAATGGGGTGCAAGGGCCCGACAACCTATAATTCCTGTTCGAAAATTCAGTGGAACGGCGGGGTCAGCTTTCCGATCGGGTCCGGCCATCCGTGCATCGGCTGTTCCGAACCGAACTTCTGGGACAAGGGGCCTTTCTATGAGCGTCTTGCCGATGTTTCGTTCCTCGGTACGGACAGCAATGCCGACAGGATCGGCGTGATAGCCGTAGGAGCAGCTGCAGCCGGAGCTGCGGCACATGCTGCCGTAACGGCAGTCAAAAAGGCCAAGGCAGGAAAGGATTCAGAGGATAAAGCTTAA
- a CDS encoding universal stress protein, protein MFKIRTILCPVDFSDASRKAVRYAHEFAVSMGASIFLLNVVEPRPMAVDLSLNYIPLEEDLEKAAEEDLDVLKNELLTEGLKVESSVEIGNPADVILEKTAELDVNLVIMGSHGKKGLSRLIMGSVAETVVRKANCPVLIVKSDEKEFIEEQG, encoded by the coding sequence ATGTTCAAGATCCGTACCATTCTCTGCCCGGTTGACTTTTCCGATGCATCGCGCAAGGCCGTACGCTATGCGCATGAATTTGCCGTCAGCATGGGCGCTTCGATTTTTCTGCTCAATGTTGTCGAACCCAGGCCTATGGCGGTCGATCTTTCTCTGAACTACATCCCTCTTGAAGAGGATCTCGAAAAAGCCGCAGAAGAGGATCTCGATGTTCTGAAGAACGAGCTGCTGACTGAAGGTCTGAAGGTTGAGAGTTCGGTCGAGATAGGTAATCCGGCGGATGTTATCCTTGAAAAAACCGCTGAACTTGATGTAAACCTTGTCATTATGGGCTCTCATGGCAAGAAGGGGCTCAGCCGCCTGATTATGGGAAGCGTTGCTGAAACCGTGGTCCGCAAGGCCAACTGCCCGGTACTGATCGTAAAGAGTGACGAAAAGGAGTTTATAGAGGAGCAGGGTTAA
- a CDS encoding nickel-dependent hydrogenase large subunit: protein MAKKIVVDPIPRIEGHLRIEAKVNDSNVIEEAYSSGTMWRGIEVILRGRDPRDAWAFAERICGVCTTVHALASVRCVEDALGIDVPTNARIIRNLMNATQQTQDHLVHFYHLHALDWVDVVSALKADPKMTSDIAQSISSWPKSSVGYFKDLQQRLIGFVESGQLGIFSNGYWGHPAYKLPPEVNLIGVAHYLEALDFQKEIVKIHTIFGGKNPHPNYLVGGMACAIDPNSDTAINIERLAMVKKIIDQTQQFIDQVYIPDLIAIAGFYKEWLYGGGLGNYLSYGDFPETSLDDFKTLLWPRGAILGKDLATVHDVDPRDAAHVTEEVSHSWYTYSKGDDKGLHPWEGETKPAYSGPKPPFEHLDTDRKYSWLKTPRWKNHPMEVGPLARVLIAYAKGDPMIKDTVGLVLSKLQVGPEALFSTLGRTAARGIECKQTAGFMRHFYDQLVDNIKKGDYRTFNSDRWDPSTWPADCKGFGYSEAPRGSLGHWIHIQDQKIKEYQIVVPSTWNASPRDSKGNSGAYEAALKGTPMANPEQPLEIIRTVHSFDPCLACASHVFDMNGREVTSVRIV, encoded by the coding sequence ATGGCTAAAAAAATAGTAGTCGACCCCATTCCCCGTATCGAGGGACACCTGAGAATAGAGGCGAAAGTCAACGACAGCAATGTCATCGAGGAGGCCTACAGCAGCGGCACCATGTGGCGCGGCATCGAGGTTATCCTCAGAGGCCGCGATCCGAGGGATGCCTGGGCTTTTGCCGAACGCATCTGTGGCGTCTGCACGACGGTGCATGCGCTCGCCTCGGTAAGGTGCGTCGAGGATGCCCTCGGCATCGATGTGCCGACCAATGCGCGCATCATCCGCAATCTCATGAACGCAACCCAGCAGACCCAGGACCATCTGGTGCATTTCTACCACCTGCATGCGCTTGACTGGGTAGATGTGGTGAGTGCGCTGAAAGCCGATCCGAAAATGACCTCCGATATAGCCCAGAGCATCTCTTCATGGCCGAAATCGTCAGTGGGTTATTTCAAGGACCTGCAGCAGCGGCTTATCGGATTTGTCGAGAGCGGACAGCTCGGCATTTTCTCGAACGGCTACTGGGGCCATCCGGCGTACAAGCTTCCCCCCGAAGTGAACCTTATCGGCGTGGCCCACTATCTCGAAGCGCTCGATTTTCAGAAGGAGATCGTCAAGATCCACACCATTTTCGGCGGCAAGAATCCGCATCCGAACTATCTGGTGGGAGGCATGGCCTGCGCTATCGATCCGAACAGCGACACTGCCATCAATATCGAGCGGCTTGCCATGGTGAAAAAAATCATAGACCAGACCCAGCAATTCATCGATCAGGTCTATATTCCGGATCTTATCGCAATTGCGGGATTCTACAAGGAGTGGCTCTACGGCGGCGGACTCGGTAACTATCTCAGTTACGGCGATTTTCCGGAAACCTCGCTCGATGACTTCAAGACCCTGCTCTGGCCGAGAGGAGCGATTCTTGGCAAGGATCTTGCGACGGTGCACGATGTGGATCCGAGGGATGCCGCCCATGTTACCGAAGAGGTCAGCCACAGCTGGTACACCTATTCAAAAGGTGACGACAAGGGTCTGCATCCCTGGGAAGGCGAGACAAAGCCGGCATACAGTGGCCCGAAGCCACCGTTCGAGCATCTCGACACCGACAGGAAATACAGCTGGCTCAAAACGCCTCGCTGGAAAAACCATCCAATGGAGGTCGGTCCGCTTGCCCGTGTGCTGATTGCCTATGCGAAAGGCGATCCCATGATCAAGGATACGGTAGGACTTGTGCTTTCCAAGCTGCAGGTAGGGCCTGAAGCGCTCTTTTCGACGCTTGGCAGAACTGCAGCACGCGGTATCGAATGCAAGCAGACCGCCGGGTTCATGCGCCATTTCTACGATCAACTCGTCGATAACATCAAAAAAGGGGACTACCGCACCTTTAACAGCGACCGTTGGGATCCTTCCACCTGGCCTGCGGATTGCAAGGGATTCGGCTACAGCGAAGCTCCCCGGGGTTCCCTCGGCCACTGGATTCACATCCAGGATCAGAAGATCAAGGAGTACCAGATTGTCGTGCCTTCTACATGGAATGCCTCTCCGCGGGACAGCAAAGGCAACTCAGGCGCCTATGAAGCGGCCCTGAAAGGCACCCCGATGGCCAATCCGGAGCAGCCTCTGGAAATTATCCGGACAGTGCACTCCTTCGATCCGTGCCTTGCCTGCGCATCGCATGTGTTCGATATGAACGGCCGGGAAGTTACCAGTGTAAGAATCGTTTAA
- a CDS encoding slipin family protein translates to MLTMNILTILVILAVFLGSSVKILREYERAVVFRLGRLLGAKGPGMIILIPGIDKMVRVDLRTVTLDVPPQDIITRDNVSVKVSAVVYFRVLDPIKSIIDVEDFHFATSQLAQTTLRSVCGQGELDNLLAERDEINERIQTILDKDTEPWGVKVSKVEVKEIDLPEEMRRAMAKQAEAERERRSKIINAEGEFQASQRLSEAAAIISATPAALQLRYLQTLQDIAGENNSTILFPVPIDLLRPFVEKGASSKES, encoded by the coding sequence ATGCTGACAATGAATATTCTTACAATACTTGTTATTCTCGCGGTTTTTCTTGGCTCGTCGGTCAAGATACTGCGAGAGTATGAACGTGCGGTCGTTTTTCGTCTCGGGAGGCTGCTTGGTGCAAAAGGTCCCGGAATGATCATTCTCATTCCCGGCATCGACAAGATGGTGCGTGTCGATCTGCGTACCGTTACGCTCGATGTACCGCCGCAGGACATCATAACCCGGGACAACGTTTCCGTCAAGGTGAGCGCGGTTGTCTATTTCAGGGTTCTCGATCCCATCAAATCCATCATCGATGTCGAGGATTTTCATTTTGCGACCTCACAGCTCGCCCAGACGACGCTGCGCAGTGTCTGCGGCCAGGGCGAGCTTGACAACCTGCTTGCCGAAAGGGACGAGATCAATGAACGTATTCAGACCATTCTCGACAAGGATACCGAACCGTGGGGCGTGAAGGTCAGCAAGGTAGAAGTGAAGGAGATCGACCTTCCGGAGGAGATGCGCAGGGCTATGGCCAAGCAGGCCGAGGCCGAGCGGGAGCGCCGTTCGAAAATCATCAATGCCGAAGGGGAATTTCAGGCTTCGCAGCGTCTTTCCGAAGCTGCGGCAATCATTTCCGCCACTCCTGCGGCGCTGCAGCTTCGCTATCTGCAGACCCTCCAGGATATTGCCGGAGAGAACAATTCAACCATCCTTTTCCCGGTACCGATAGACCTTCTCCGTCCGTTTGTGGAAAAGGGCGCTTCGTCAAAAGAATCCTAA
- the folE gene encoding GTP cyclohydrolase I FolE produces MKQEKMLSDTSENESLVSSGRASQCIDDDCLHELQDTDTEALSRIADAVSSMLDGVGEDPEREGLVKTPERVARSMRFLTRGYRQDPEEVLKKAVFTEAYDEMVLVRDIDIFSMCEHHLLPFFGKAHVAYIPDGKIVGLSKIARVVEVYARRLQVQERLTQQIRDAIQNVLNPRGVAVVIEARHMCMVMRGVEKLNSITTTSAMSGEFLASPSTRSEFLRLIRP; encoded by the coding sequence ATGAAACAGGAAAAAATGCTGTCCGATACCTCGGAGAATGAATCGTTAGTGTCATCGGGACGGGCAAGCCAGTGCATCGACGATGATTGTCTGCATGAACTGCAGGATACCGATACCGAAGCACTCTCCAGAATTGCCGATGCCGTCTCCAGCATGCTTGATGGAGTGGGTGAAGACCCTGAACGTGAAGGTCTTGTAAAAACGCCTGAGAGAGTTGCCCGCTCCATGCGTTTTCTGACGCGGGGATACCGGCAGGATCCCGAAGAGGTGCTGAAAAAAGCGGTGTTTACCGAAGCCTACGATGAGATGGTGCTTGTGCGGGACATCGACATCTTCTCGATGTGCGAACACCACCTGCTCCCCTTTTTCGGCAAGGCGCATGTCGCCTACATTCCGGACGGGAAAATCGTGGGGCTCTCAAAAATCGCAAGGGTTGTCGAAGTCTACGCCCGACGTCTCCAGGTGCAGGAACGGCTGACCCAGCAGATCCGCGACGCCATACAGAACGTCCTGAACCCGAGAGGCGTAGCAGTCGTGATCGAGGCGCGCCATATGTGCATGGTGATGCGGGGCGTTGAAAAGCTGAACTCAATCACTACCACATCGGCCATGTCGGGCGAGTTTCTTGCCTCTCCTTCCACTCGAAGCGAGTTTCTGCGCCTTATCCGCCCCTGA
- a CDS encoding HyaD/HybD family hydrogenase maturation endopeptidase yields the protein MKYNRINVLGLGNILFGDEGFGVEAIRAFEKEDTYPEMVQFVDGGTQGLYLLDYIESSDAVMVFDALIPLDFESRVYVYHKDELPAFIHRKMSSHQMGLSELLGIAQLHGRLPERFVLIGIPPRSLDLGSGLSGEARELLDEAVAEGKAILQDWLGE from the coding sequence TTGAAATACAACCGTATAAACGTTCTCGGGCTCGGCAATATCCTTTTCGGCGATGAAGGGTTCGGTGTGGAGGCAATCCGGGCCTTTGAAAAAGAAGATACGTATCCTGAGATGGTTCAGTTTGTCGATGGTGGCACACAGGGGCTTTATCTGCTCGACTATATCGAGTCGAGCGATGCCGTGATGGTTTTCGATGCGCTTATTCCTCTGGATTTCGAAAGCCGGGTCTATGTGTATCACAAGGACGAACTCCCGGCATTCATTCATCGGAAGATGTCCTCGCACCAGATGGGCCTCAGTGAGCTTCTTGGCATAGCGCAGTTGCACGGGCGGCTGCCGGAACGGTTTGTACTGATCGGCATACCACCGCGAAGCCTCGATCTCGGAAGCGGTCTAAGCGGAGAAGCCCGCGAACTGCTCGACGAAGCGGTCGCCGAGGGCAAGGCTATACTGCAGGACTGGCTGGGGGAGTAA
- a CDS encoding OsmC family protein — translation MHVSVTFRESMPLRGTNRAGDTTLFDTSPEFYGTGSAPSPLEMVLQSLAACSMMDVISILKKKRRDPVALIVEVDADRAPEHPKVFTAVRMLFRLQSPDCPLADLQRAVSLSIEKYCSVSAMLRQSGCHIEWKAELVREAYQ, via the coding sequence ATGCATGTGTCGGTAACTTTCCGGGAATCGATGCCGCTTCGCGGCACCAACAGGGCAGGAGATACCACGCTGTTCGATACCTCTCCCGAGTTTTACGGAACCGGCTCCGCCCCATCTCCCTTAGAGATGGTGCTTCAGTCGCTTGCGGCATGTTCGATGATGGATGTCATCAGCATCCTGAAAAAGAAACGCAGGGATCCGGTTGCACTCATCGTGGAAGTAGATGCCGATCGAGCACCAGAGCATCCGAAGGTTTTCACTGCAGTCAGGATGCTTTTCAGGCTCCAAAGCCCCGACTGTCCGCTTGCTGATCTTCAACGGGCGGTTTCGCTCTCGATAGAAAAATATTGCAGCGTCTCCGCAATGCTCCGACAGTCGGGGTGCCATATCGAGTGGAAAGCGGAGCTTGTTCGGGAGGCGTATCAATGA